A stretch of Thermococcus bergensis DNA encodes these proteins:
- a CDS encoding class III signal peptide-containing protein — MRRAQSALEYLFILAAVLILVMVTIRVVLTSVQAINSSVTGYIDTIKDKILETL; from the coding sequence ATGCGAAGAGCTCAAAGTGCACTTGAGTATTTGTTTATACTGGCCGCTGTTTTGATACTGGTTATGGTAACCATAAGGGTTGTTCTCACGAGTGTTCAGGCAATAAATTCATCGGTAACCGGATATATTGACACCATAAAGGACAAGATTCTCGAAACCCTGTGA
- a CDS encoding ASCH domain-containing protein, whose protein sequence is MRNLKFDGRYKDLLLSGKKNATVRVGKVNLKPGDEVLIHAGGYVLGKAKIKRVERKKVSELTDEDAIKDGFNNKEELLEALKEHYRNLTPDTEVTVVEFEFTKLLDKPILSADFPYEGNNPIEIAELALKHLKDLSFEEIALLKLFLQSGSLRKAAYKLGGLNKRYKIREVLRKAYEELKEMGIMEPKL, encoded by the coding sequence ATGCGGAATCTAAAGTTCGATGGGAGATACAAGGACTTGCTCCTCAGCGGGAAGAAAAACGCCACGGTGAGGGTAGGCAAAGTTAACTTAAAGCCTGGGGATGAAGTTCTTATCCATGCGGGAGGTTATGTTCTTGGAAAGGCCAAAATAAAGAGAGTTGAACGAAAAAAGGTTTCCGAGCTTACTGATGAAGATGCCATTAAAGATGGGTTCAACAATAAAGAAGAGCTTTTGGAGGCTCTTAAAGAACATTACAGGAACTTAACCCCGGATACAGAGGTAACGGTTGTTGAATTCGAGTTCACAAAGCTGCTGGATAAGCCTATATTGTCAGCAGATTTTCCCTATGAGGGCAACAATCCAATCGAGATAGCGGAGCTTGCACTGAAACACCTGAAAGATTTAAGTTTTGAGGAAATTGCGCTGTTGAAGCTATTCCTGCAGTCAGGCAGTCTTAGGAAAGCGGCATACAAGCTTGGAGGGCTCAACAAAAGATATAAAATCAGAGAAGTGTTGAGGAAAGCTTATGAAGAACTCAAAGAAATGGGTATTATGGAGCCGAAATTATAA
- a CDS encoding transglutaminase-like domain-containing protein codes for MRYSKFIPLILIFLIFSSGCLVKEPAKVEINIDKNAVKEGDIFHIIVKVNNTGKVAITGVNLYLSNPEFKILQTPSLQEPLKVGEIVELIWIVQAPSNPGRYMLKASVEIVDELQRTWGGFYKELIINVVEKESEIPSFGSLSVNVVSPEKVEGGNEFGVDIQLKNTGSGPITLREISIKLLEGMEIVREPDVPTNILPGEEHGLSYVLKAPYIPEEGYMAISILYIENGEEKRELKNKFIKIIWKPWSYDNETLRLAYEEEYYWIQLPYLVDGFWKEKFNSTSRIDRGLLRNISISLVKNATSEVEAAKAVYDMIKSRYALGDVTTTTNPSNILPQNRISYEEGTLLFTGILRSLNIPARVVTFYNGEDCTENAIAEFYSAGKWHVVDFKRGFFGPREEYIATPHFPRIYQMMTNEAYNLVAHVPEEEKGHEHLDVSSEYLANIEESLKKVVSERLDPPVRPKLSIVLINMNQNERIFALFLFASAPEAELNMVFQKADPKSLATNVDALYKFYKDKPWPEDFRKYWNILAEVYK; via the coding sequence ATGAGGTATTCAAAGTTCATTCCACTTATACTCATTTTCCTGATTTTCTCTTCTGGCTGTCTAGTTAAGGAACCCGCAAAGGTTGAAATTAATATTGACAAGAATGCTGTTAAGGAAGGGGATATCTTTCATATAATAGTCAAAGTTAACAACACGGGAAAAGTAGCAATAACGGGAGTTAACTTGTATCTTAGCAATCCGGAATTCAAGATACTTCAGACACCTTCTCTGCAAGAACCCCTTAAAGTCGGCGAGATTGTAGAGCTTATATGGATAGTTCAGGCTCCATCAAACCCCGGCAGATATATGCTTAAAGCTTCTGTAGAGATTGTAGATGAGCTTCAGAGAACATGGGGCGGATTCTATAAAGAATTGATAATAAACGTCGTGGAAAAAGAAAGCGAGATACCTTCATTTGGATCATTAAGTGTGAACGTTGTTTCACCAGAAAAAGTCGAAGGGGGAAATGAGTTTGGAGTTGATATACAGCTGAAAAATACTGGTAGTGGCCCTATAACACTTAGAGAAATCTCAATAAAACTGTTAGAAGGCATGGAAATTGTTAGGGAGCCAGATGTTCCCACAAATATCCTTCCCGGAGAAGAACATGGATTGAGCTACGTGCTTAAAGCCCCCTACATACCAGAGGAGGGATATATGGCGATTTCCATACTCTATATTGAAAACGGAGAAGAAAAGAGAGAGCTCAAAAACAAGTTCATTAAAATAATCTGGAAGCCGTGGAGCTACGATAATGAAACCTTGAGACTGGCATATGAAGAAGAATACTATTGGATTCAGTTGCCTTATCTTGTCGACGGATTTTGGAAAGAGAAATTTAATTCCACATCCAGAATAGATCGGGGTTTATTAAGGAATATCTCAATATCGCTTGTTAAAAACGCCACTTCAGAAGTTGAGGCTGCAAAAGCTGTCTACGACATGATTAAAAGCAGATACGCCCTTGGAGATGTCACAACAACCACAAATCCCTCCAACATACTTCCCCAGAACAGGATAAGCTACGAAGAGGGCACACTTCTTTTCACAGGAATCTTAAGATCCCTGAATATCCCGGCTAGAGTTGTAACATTTTACAACGGAGAAGACTGCACGGAAAATGCAATCGCAGAGTTTTATTCCGCAGGAAAATGGCACGTTGTGGACTTCAAAAGAGGCTTCTTTGGTCCGAGGGAAGAATACATAGCAACCCCACATTTTCCCAGGATTTACCAGATGATGACAAATGAGGCATACAATCTTGTTGCCCACGTACCGGAAGAGGAAAAAGGACATGAGCACTTGGATGTAAGCTCCGAGTACCTCGCCAATATAGAAGAATCTCTAAAGAAAGTCGTTTCAGAAAGACTTGATCCCCCAGTAAGGCCAAAATTATCCATAGTGCTAATCAATATGAACCAGAATGAGCGTATTTTTGCCCTGTTCCTATTTGCTTCCGCTCCCGAAGCAGAGCTAAACATGGTCTTTCAGAAAGCCGATCCAAAGAGTCTCGCAACAAACGTTGATGCACTCTACAAATTTTATAAGGACAAACCATGGCCAGAAGACTTTAGGAAGTACTGGAACATTTTGGCGGAGGTGTACAAATGA
- a CDS encoding A24 family peptidase C-terminal domain-containing protein → MEFLLIALGVIMGILTSYTDIKTGFIEDKHVFPIAGIGILYYLYYGIAIKHDVFHAFSGLIGLAIGFLLGYLLYLMGGWASGDVVILMGYSALFPYASSYAKIVPPYAARYPLHSITLLFNSILAVFPFIFFYSLAVLVVRRRTTRLKEVFLDKWPKPFEVALWVSAAFVVLGIVGEALPLHFGVLIWAITIAILAKLQKVGDVVGILLFAYGAFETPEIIYSYLKLAATFYAFKVFFSLVKVLREEVLTKRVTVDELKEWDILGEWIYEKDGKIYRDRESSFDKLVRALRTLDLNALRVEYDKLIASPTAEGLKKEDLETLKALVNEGALENEFLVRNAMPFAPALFLGFLISVFYGDLFWWLVLKSIGL, encoded by the coding sequence ATGGAGTTCCTTTTGATAGCTCTCGGGGTTATAATGGGAATTCTAACCTCTTACACCGATATCAAAACTGGTTTTATAGAGGACAAACATGTGTTTCCAATTGCCGGGATTGGAATTCTTTATTATCTCTACTATGGGATTGCCATAAAGCATGACGTTTTCCACGCATTCTCCGGATTAATAGGACTCGCCATCGGATTTTTGTTGGGTTATTTGCTCTATCTCATGGGAGGCTGGGCAAGTGGAGATGTTGTTATCTTAATGGGTTACTCGGCTCTCTTCCCATATGCATCAAGTTATGCGAAGATAGTCCCCCCGTATGCGGCTAGATATCCCTTGCACAGCATAACACTCCTATTTAACAGCATACTTGCGGTGTTTCCATTTATCTTCTTCTACTCCCTCGCAGTGTTAGTGGTAAGGAGAAGAACCACCCGGTTGAAAGAGGTTTTCCTCGATAAATGGCCCAAACCCTTTGAAGTCGCCCTCTGGGTATCCGCGGCTTTTGTTGTTCTCGGAATTGTTGGGGAAGCCCTTCCTCTCCACTTTGGGGTTTTGATATGGGCAATAACGATAGCTATCTTAGCAAAACTGCAAAAGGTCGGAGATGTTGTTGGGATACTGCTTTTTGCCTACGGTGCTTTTGAGACTCCAGAAATCATTTACAGCTATTTGAAACTTGCCGCAACATTTTATGCCTTTAAAGTGTTCTTCTCCCTTGTGAAGGTTTTAAGAGAGGAAGTATTGACAAAAAGAGTTACTGTTGACGAACTCAAAGAATGGGACATCCTCGGCGAGTGGATATATGAAAAGGACGGCAAAATCTACAGAGACAGGGAAAGTTCCTTTGACAAGCTTGTTCGGGCTTTAAGGACTCTCGACCTAAATGCGCTGAGAGTTGAATACGACAAACTAATCGCCTCGCCAACGGCTGAAGGTCTCAAAAAAGAGGATCTAGAAACCCTCAAAGCTCTTGTGAATGAAGGAGCACTGGAGAATGAGTTTCTTGTCAGAAACGCAATGCCCTTTGCACCGGCTTTATTTTTGGGCTTCTTGATATCAGTGTTTTACGGCGACTTATTCTGGTGGCTTGTGCTAAAAAGCATCGGGCTTTAA
- a CDS encoding tRNA (cytidine(56)-2'-O)-methyltransferase codes for MIVVLRLGHRPERDKRITTHVALTARAFGADRIIIAAEKDEHVYESVSDVVERWGGPFEIEFNPHWRQVLREWKGKIVHLTMYGIPIDEAIPEIRRALDKEDILIVVGAEKVPREVYEIAHYNVAVGNQPHSEVAALAVFLDRLLEGKGLKKEFKNAKVKIIPQEKGKKVISLEEQKDVE; via the coding sequence ATGATAGTGGTGCTTAGATTGGGACACAGACCGGAAAGAGATAAAAGGATTACGACCCACGTAGCCTTAACTGCGAGGGCTTTTGGGGCTGATAGGATTATAATAGCAGCTGAAAAGGATGAGCATGTGTACGAGAGCGTTTCGGATGTTGTAGAACGCTGGGGAGGGCCGTTTGAGATTGAGTTCAACCCTCACTGGAGGCAGGTTCTGAGAGAGTGGAAAGGAAAAATAGTCCACTTGACCATGTATGGAATACCCATAGATGAAGCTATCCCAGAAATAAGGAGAGCATTAGACAAGGAAGACATTTTGATCGTCGTTGGGGCGGAAAAAGTTCCAAGGGAAGTGTATGAGATTGCTCACTACAACGTGGCCGTAGGGAATCAGCCACACAGTGAAGTTGCAGCGCTAGCTGTGTTTCTAGACAGACTCCTCGAAGGAAAAGGACTTAAAAAGGAATTCAAAAACGCGAAGGTTAAGATAATCCCGCAAGAAAAAGGGAAAAAAGTAATCTCCTTGGAGGAACAGAAAGATGTTGAATAG
- a CDS encoding helix-turn-helix transcriptional regulator: MLFFLLVLSNFVISQEYEYDLDSYSLYFDILEDYRVKETIELVLFPNVPLSHYTFYSEYPIENPEAIIEINGKTQIANISVSKIVGDINAVYIAFPEVSPGSRVKIRISFYSEGMLQEVSGKKQFSYYVKFSQPVGYFYARLYVPKGYAILSPIVPSPDKVESTGNALILEWKKTDVRPGEEFYFIVGFSGEVTNQFPLAMFLATIFIAFLGGFFAGTIYRRKEKTLIDLRSDEEKVLELLREGPLYQSDLVKRLGFSKAKVSLLLKDMEKKGLIERVKEGRTYLVRLKES; encoded by the coding sequence ATGTTATTTTTCCTACTCGTGCTGTCCAACTTTGTAATTTCCCAGGAGTACGAATATGATTTAGATAGCTACTCCCTTTACTTTGATATTCTGGAGGACTATAGGGTTAAAGAGACCATCGAGCTTGTTCTATTTCCAAACGTTCCCCTTTCCCATTACACTTTCTACTCTGAGTACCCAATCGAAAACCCAGAGGCAATAATTGAGATCAACGGCAAAACTCAAATAGCCAACATAAGCGTTTCCAAAATTGTGGGAGACATAAATGCCGTCTATATAGCGTTCCCTGAAGTTTCTCCCGGAAGCAGGGTGAAGATAAGGATAAGCTTTTATTCAGAGGGGATGCTTCAAGAAGTTAGTGGAAAGAAGCAGTTTTCATACTATGTGAAATTTAGCCAGCCGGTGGGATATTTTTACGCAAGACTCTACGTTCCCAAGGGTTATGCAATTTTATCCCCTATAGTTCCCTCCCCGGATAAAGTTGAAAGCACGGGAAATGCACTGATTTTGGAATGGAAAAAGACAGACGTTAGACCAGGGGAGGAGTTCTATTTTATAGTGGGATTTTCAGGAGAAGTGACAAACCAGTTCCCGTTAGCGATGTTTCTGGCAACAATTTTTATAGCCTTTTTAGGCGGCTTTTTTGCTGGAACTATCTATAGGAGAAAAGAAAAAACCCTAATTGACCTTCGCTCAGATGAAGAAAAGGTTCTTGAACTGCTTAGGGAAGGACCACTCTACCAAAGCGACCTTGTAAAGCGCCTTGGCTTTTCAAAAGCAAAAGTCAGCTTGCTGTTAAAGGATATGGAGAAAAAAGGCTTAATAGAAAGGGTTAAAGAGGGAAGAACGTATCTAGTTAGATTAAAAGAAAGCTGA
- a CDS encoding HVO_0476 family zinc finger protein: protein MEENFVCPECGSEEVEVISERGREAKLRCSECGHVWQITLSKIIKVPIIVSKHERSFKRFAELPEDEEIRVGDIVEIEDDEVRITGIELEENKRVEKALIKDVKTLWGESLTYPKIIGVSIYLPKGITQSFKVKVDREEEFAVGEILEVGGYTFKIDKIKTENKMLRHGKAKADKIVRIMGRPLRARASRSLEIYRGYTRENNP from the coding sequence ATGGAAGAAAATTTCGTATGTCCTGAATGTGGAAGCGAAGAAGTTGAGGTTATATCGGAGAGAGGAAGAGAAGCAAAGCTAAGGTGCAGTGAGTGCGGTCATGTATGGCAGATCACACTGAGCAAGATCATTAAGGTGCCTATAATAGTCAGCAAACATGAGAGAAGCTTCAAGAGATTTGCGGAGCTTCCCGAGGATGAGGAAATAAGGGTAGGGGACATAGTGGAGATTGAAGACGACGAGGTCAGAATCACCGGAATTGAGCTAGAGGAGAACAAACGGGTTGAAAAAGCCCTAATAAAGGACGTTAAGACGCTCTGGGGAGAAAGCCTGACCTACCCAAAAATAATTGGAGTTTCCATCTATCTTCCCAAAGGAATTACGCAGTCATTTAAGGTCAAAGTTGATAGGGAAGAGGAGTTTGCAGTTGGGGAGATTCTGGAAGTCGGAGGCTATACCTTCAAGATAGACAAAATAAAAACGGAAAATAAAATGCTAAGGCATGGAAAAGCTAAAGCGGACAAAATTGTTAGAATTATGGGGAGGCCCCTAAGGGCAAGGGCGAGCAGAAGCCTTGAAATTTACAGAGGGTATACGAGGGAGAATAATCCATAA
- a CDS encoding protein-L-isoaspartate(D-aspartate) O-methyltransferase: MEEDELYRKWMKLVENLEREGIIKSEKVKRAFLRVPRYKFVPERYKAYAHVDEPLPIPAGQTISAPHMVAIMLELAELEEGMNVLEVGTGSGWNAALIYELVKRDVYTIERIPELAEFARRNLERAGYKDKVHVIVGDGTKGFPPKAPYDRIIVTAGAPKVPEPLIEQLKVGGKILIPVGSYHLWQELLEVIKISEDNRVKIKNHGGVAFVPLIGEYGWRE, from the coding sequence ATGGAAGAGGATGAGCTGTATAGGAAATGGATGAAACTTGTTGAGAACCTTGAAAGAGAAGGAATAATCAAGAGTGAAAAAGTAAAGAGGGCTTTTCTTCGAGTGCCGAGATATAAATTCGTTCCTGAGAGGTATAAGGCATATGCTCACGTTGATGAGCCTCTTCCAATTCCCGCAGGTCAAACAATAAGTGCTCCCCACATGGTCGCTATAATGCTGGAGCTTGCCGAGCTGGAGGAGGGAATGAACGTCCTTGAAGTGGGAACTGGAAGTGGATGGAATGCTGCTTTGATCTATGAGCTCGTTAAACGAGATGTCTATACAATAGAGAGAATTCCAGAGCTTGCAGAATTTGCCAGAAGAAACCTTGAGAGAGCAGGCTACAAAGATAAGGTGCACGTAATCGTTGGCGATGGAACTAAGGGGTTTCCACCAAAAGCCCCCTATGACAGAATAATCGTTACCGCCGGAGCTCCCAAAGTTCCCGAACCTCTGATAGAACAGCTCAAAGTGGGAGGCAAAATTTTAATTCCTGTAGGAAGTTACCACCTGTGGCAAGAGCTCCTTGAGGTTATAAAGATAAGTGAAGACAACAGGGTAAAGATAAAAAACCATGGTGGCGTGGCATTCGTGCCTCTAATCGGAGAATACGGATGGAGGGAATGA
- a CDS encoding ASCH domain-containing protein, protein MKVYRLYVRDEYLEMIKSGKKTIEVRAAYPQLKDIKPKDKILFNNEVPAEVISVKKYETFRQVLREESIERIFPDKPSFEQAVKRFHNMYPKWKENRYGVIAIKFRLLKPRRE, encoded by the coding sequence ATGAAAGTGTACAGATTATATGTTAGGGATGAATATCTTGAGATGATAAAAAGCGGGAAAAAGACCATAGAGGTTAGAGCGGCATATCCACAGCTGAAAGACATCAAGCCCAAGGATAAAATTTTATTTAACAACGAAGTTCCTGCAGAGGTCATCTCGGTCAAAAAATATGAGACTTTTAGGCAGGTTTTGAGAGAGGAATCGATAGAGAGGATTTTTCCAGATAAGCCCAGCTTTGAACAGGCTGTAAAGAGGTTTCACAATATGTATCCAAAATGGAAGGAGAACCGCTATGGGGTAATTGCCATAAAATTCCGCCTCCTGAAACCAAGGAGGGAATAA
- a CDS encoding TIGR02253 family HAD-type hydrolase: protein MIKAVFFDFVGTLLSKEYEDTTHQNIIREVLRDAKAENVDPMKVWEEYEAITSERFRQFAGKPYKPIKLLEEEVMQELAEKYGFELSPRFWEIHLKMHQQYGRLYDEAIETLKTLKEQGYHVGLITDSDSEYLKAHLEALGILELFDSITTSEEAGFYKPHPRIFELALEKANVKGEEAIYVGDNPLKDCVGARQVDMISILLDKKGNKKELWGECEFVISDLREVIVIAEELNGQ, encoded by the coding sequence ATGATAAAGGCGGTGTTTTTTGATTTCGTTGGCACACTCCTAAGCAAAGAGTATGAAGATACCACCCACCAGAACATAATAAGGGAAGTTTTGAGAGACGCCAAGGCAGAAAACGTTGACCCGATGAAGGTATGGGAAGAATATGAAGCCATTACAAGCGAAAGATTCAGGCAATTTGCCGGGAAACCCTACAAGCCAATTAAATTGCTTGAAGAAGAAGTCATGCAGGAGCTTGCCGAAAAATATGGTTTTGAGCTCTCTCCAAGATTTTGGGAAATTCACCTCAAAATGCACCAACAGTATGGAAGGCTCTACGATGAGGCCATTGAAACTCTAAAGACGTTAAAGGAGCAAGGATATCACGTTGGGCTTATCACAGATTCTGACAGTGAATACCTCAAGGCCCATCTTGAAGCATTGGGGATTTTAGAGCTCTTTGACAGCATAACAACGAGCGAGGAAGCAGGCTTTTACAAGCCCCACCCGAGAATATTTGAGTTAGCCCTGGAAAAAGCAAATGTCAAAGGAGAAGAAGCAATATACGTTGGTGATAATCCTCTCAAAGACTGTGTCGGTGCTAGACAGGTTGATATGATTAGCATCCTGCTGGATAAAAAAGGAAACAAAAAAGAGCTGTGGGGAGAATGCGAATTTGTTATAAGCGACCTTAGGGAGGTAATAGTAATAGCGGAGGAGCTAAACGGTCAGTAA
- a CDS encoding HAD-IB family phosphatase: protein MYLIAFDLEGTLVKSKSSWVELHKKFGTWDKGREYAERFFAGEFDYATWARLDASLWKGRTKEEIMEWANSVEYFEGVEELFRFLRERNFKIAIISGGLKCLAERIGRELKADFVYANELVFDEKGRVTGEVLPWVDFRNKGDILLELKEKLRPKLTIAVGDGHNDIAMFKVADVSIAINPHEGVEGDYLARDLYEVMEIIEKILKEKG, encoded by the coding sequence ATGTACCTCATAGCGTTTGATTTAGAAGGAACCTTGGTAAAATCCAAATCAAGCTGGGTTGAGCTTCACAAAAAGTTTGGTACGTGGGACAAAGGGAGAGAATACGCCGAGAGATTCTTTGCCGGGGAGTTTGACTACGCAACATGGGCAAGGTTGGACGCTTCTCTCTGGAAGGGGAGAACAAAAGAGGAGATTATGGAATGGGCAAATTCAGTTGAGTATTTTGAAGGTGTGGAAGAGCTTTTTCGATTCCTGAGAGAGAGGAACTTTAAAATTGCAATAATCAGCGGCGGCCTTAAATGCCTTGCCGAGAGAATAGGGAGAGAGCTTAAGGCCGATTTTGTGTATGCAAACGAGCTTGTCTTTGATGAGAAAGGTAGAGTAACGGGAGAAGTCCTTCCATGGGTGGACTTCAGAAACAAAGGAGATATATTGCTCGAGCTTAAAGAAAAGCTCAGGCCGAAGCTGACCATAGCTGTGGGTGATGGGCACAACGATATAGCCATGTTCAAAGTTGCGGATGTGAGCATAGCAATTAACCCCCACGAGGGCGTTGAAGGGGATTACCTCGCAAGAGACCTATATGAAGTGATGGAGATCATCGAGAAAATTCTGAAAGAAAAAGGGTAG
- the pgsA gene encoding archaetidylinositol phosphate synthase yields MLNRYRSNVKGYLEAIVKPLVRMGITPNQLTFVGLLISLLGAYFFAQGAQRIAALILLFGSLVDALDGTLARITGKTSRFGAFLDSTFDRISDGAVLFGIAYGGLVKWEIGAIALIGSYLVSYERCRAELAGSGTLAVGIAERAERLLIIIVTALLNRVDVGVYAVAVLAWITAFQRLWEAKKRLS; encoded by the coding sequence ATGTTGAATAGATACCGTTCAAACGTTAAGGGGTACTTAGAAGCCATAGTAAAGCCCTTGGTCAGAATGGGCATTACTCCAAACCAGCTTACATTTGTTGGACTGCTGATATCTCTGTTAGGGGCATATTTCTTTGCTCAAGGCGCTCAGAGGATTGCCGCATTAATACTGCTCTTTGGATCACTTGTAGATGCCCTCGACGGAACTTTGGCGAGGATTACAGGAAAGACAAGCAGGTTTGGAGCCTTTTTGGACTCGACCTTCGACAGGATAAGCGATGGGGCAGTACTGTTTGGAATTGCATATGGGGGACTGGTAAAGTGGGAAATCGGAGCGATAGCTCTCATAGGCTCGTATTTAGTCAGCTACGAGCGATGCAGGGCAGAACTTGCTGGAAGTGGCACACTGGCAGTGGGGATAGCTGAGAGGGCAGAGAGGCTCCTCATAATAATTGTGACGGCCCTACTCAATAGGGTTGATGTTGGTGTTTATGCGGTTGCCGTCTTAGCGTGGATAACGGCATTTCAAAGGTTGTGGGAAGCAAAGAAAAGATTAAGCTGA